The window TAATTTAACAACATCAAAGTGTTACATATTAGATTGTTATCATATGATATATACAAAAGCTTTGAAATTTACAAGATAAGCGTTTTTATTGAACTGTGAAATGTGAGTTTTATTATTCAAATAATTATTTTCTAGATAGTTTATCGTAAATTATATCATATAAATATTTAACAAAAAAAGAGATGAATATTCCAAAAACAAAACCTGCTACAACATCAGATGGATAGTGTACTCCTACGTATACTCTAGAATAGCCTATTAAAATTGAGAAGGGCACAAGTATAAACAATAATTTTTTGTAAAAAAAAGAAATGAAAACTGCCATCGCCATTGTATTAGCAGCGTGCGAAGATGGAAAAGAAAATGATTTTTTATAACTACTTTTCTCTGTTAAATCTGTAATAATCCAATGTGGGTTTTTGTTTTTAGCCCAAAAATAGATATTATCAATTGTTTCACATGGCCTAGGTCGCATAACGATCTTTTTTACAATTCCACTTGTAATAAAATCAGATAAACCAACAGCTATTGCTGCTCCGACTATAATATAAACAGATTTTGCTTTATACTTTTTGACTAAGAAAATAATTATGATGAGGACAGGAATAAAAGCATATGCCTGATTAGTAATAGTTGAAAAAAAATCATTAAGGCAGTCAAAATGAAGATCCTTATTAAGAAATACAAAAAAATCTCTGTCCAGATTCTTTAATTTTTCAACCATGACAGAACCCGGTCAATAGTATTTTTATTATCTGTATGATGTATTACTGTAAGGGCTGCCTTTTCTGCTGCAACAATATTCTCTTTCAAATCGTCTATAAAAATAGAGCTCTCTGGTGTTAACTCATACTTTTCAATTAGTTTCGTAAAAAAATTCTGATCAGGTTTAATTGCATGATTTTCATAGGATAGAAAACTGTCTGTTAGAAAAGAGAGATCATAACTTTCAACTATATGTTGGTAATGAAGAGGATCTGTATTACTCGCTAAAATAATATTATAGCCATCATTCTTTAAGGTTTTATAGAAATTGCACATCTCTTCATCTATTTTAAATATATCTGTCCATAATTTTACAAAACTTGAATATTTAATTTGTTTTGTCATAAATCCCATGGTTAGATTATAAAACTCTTGTGGAGTTAATCCACCCTTATTGAATCTGATGTTTAGATTCATTATTAGTTCAAAATCTTTTGAGTCTCTTAGATTCTCGTTTAGTGATTTCTTTAATTTATCGAAATCAACTTTAACTATAACATTTCCTAGATCTGTAATAATTATCTTTGACATATTTTCACCGTATCAATCTTATATTCAGAGATATTTTCAATTTCTTCAGAAGAAGCAATTTTAAAGTATTTTAACTCATTTTCTTGTGAAATTTTTGACAATTCATTGAATAATGCCGAGTAAAACATTACTTTGTCAACTAATGGTTCTCTGTAAATCTCAAACAAATCACACTCTGAATATAGTGTCTTGTTTATTGTAAATAGGGCAAAACCAGAAAATTTATTGTCGATTTTTATAATTCTCCAATTTTGTTCGCCATATTCACCTGTTTCGATTAGATCCTGATAGAATTTTTCGATTTGAAATGATTCCGAAGTGGGTAAATTAGAAACTAAATCGTATCGTTTTTCTAGAGGTAAGCTTGTTATATAATCAATCGAATATTCAATATTAAATGTTGCTAATTCAGAAGTTTTTCCTTTGTAGATAAATTTATCCTCAACAAACAACGAACCTCTTGTGTCTATAACTTTTTGAAAAAGTTCAGAAAATTTAGTTTCATTTGAATTATGAAAGAAAAGAGGAAGAGGCGAAGGGGAATATTCATAAAAATCGAATAGATTATCAAAGATTAGATCTAATGAATTTTCAAAATATTTTGAGACAAAATCATCACTAACATCTTTCGCAATTAAAGGATTTTCAATTATTCGTGAGCTATTGGTTCGAATTACATGAAATTGCATAAACGGTTTATTATCAATTTTTACGACTAAATACTCTCCGATAATTGCATTACCGAAATCAAACATCCTCTGAAGTTGAAATGAGTAAGATGGTATTTGTGCTTCAGAATAAAAGCCTCTAAAATAATCATCACTATTTTTATGATCAATCACCAATAACTCGATTTGTGCCATTTTTCCTCCAGCCAAATTATAAGAGTAGAACTCCATTAGATTAAAATAAGAAGCAAACAAATACTTCTTATTAAAAGATATCATCTAGTTTTCAGATATCATCACATGAAATGAGATTATCTTCCAACTTTAAAAATAATCACATCTCCATCTTGAACTTCGTATTCTTTACCTTCCAGTCTGGCTTTTCCATTCTGTTTAGCAATATTTCTGTCATAATTACTAGCCTTAAAATCTTCAAAAGAGATTACATCTGCTTTAATAAATTTTTTCTCAAAATCTGTGTGGATAACACCAGCTGCTTGAGGAGCTTTCATTCCTTTTTTTATAGTCCATGCTTTGACCTCTATCTCACCTTCAGTTATAAAAGTTCTAAGTCCAAGTAAATCATAAGCCGCATGTAAAAGCATGTTTAATCCAGGTTCTGTAAGTCCGTATTCTTTTAGGAAATCCATCTTTTCATTATAATCCATCAATGCTATTTCAGATTCAACCTTGCCGCAGATTTTTACCATTCCATAGCCATGTTCTTCGGCAATCTTTTGTACTTGCATTGTATAGTTAGAGTCGTCACCACTCATTAGCTCCTCTTCTCCGATATTGCAAACATATATTACCGGTTTCAGAGTAAGCAAATTCATATCATGCATCATGCTTTTTTCATCATCAGTTAGATTCAATGTTCTTGGATGTTCAAGATTTTCAAGGCAGGTATACATTTTTTCATAGATAGGTTGCATTCTAATAGCATCTTTATTCTGGGACTTTAAAAGTTTTTTGTTCTTTTCTATTCTGTTCTCAACAGTTTCTAAGTCTTTAACAATTAATTCAGCATCTACGGTTTCGATATCTCTAGATGGGTTTACAGATCCGTCAACATGAAGAACATTTTCATCATCAAAGCATCTTACAACGTGGAGTATGGCATCCACCATTTTGATGTCCGCAAGAAATTTATTACCAATTCCTTCACCCTTGGAAGCCCCTTTAACAAGACCTGCAATATCAACAATTTCAATAGTACTGTAGACTTTTTTATTTGAGGTGATATTTGAAAAGATATCGTCAATTCTGCTGTCAGGTATATCTACAACAGCTTTATTTGCTTCAATAGTGGAGAACTGATATGATGTAGTTTCTGTTTCATTTGAAGTTAAAGCGTTAAATATAGTTGTTTTACCTGTGTTAGTGATTCCTACGATTCCTGCATTCAATGCCATTTCAATCCCTCATTGTTTTGTTAATCGAAATATACTTCTCACTTGAAATAATTGCAAATCATGATTTTTATGATTTTGATAAAATGAAACAATTTAATAATATTACTTATAATCACATTATCAGAGGGCAGATCTATGACAGAGCTTTATGTAAGTATTCCAAATGAAATTGTACCTGTTTCTAATCCATTTATGAAGATAGATATAGATAGCAAACTGATATTTATTTATCTAACAAATAGGTCTGCTGGAAGATATAGTAATCTTTTGAGTGTTGATTATGATTTTAATTCACTAGGTTGAGGGCTCGCTACATATTTTCCTCAAGGTTACACAAATCTTTTTATTCTAGAAAGAATTGGTATTCTTGTTCCAATTAATGGGAAGGATTTTCAAGCGGATAAAAGGAGTAGAGTTTCATTTAATGTGCCTTCAATTTTAAAGCAAGATAATACTAATAAATCAGAACTTACCTTATACTATGTATTTAGAGATCCTATTAGTGTGGAGAATACGAATGATATCATTGGTTTTACATTAAAGAAAGATAGTGCTTTTGCAATTGCTAAGAGATACTCCGAAAAGTATGGAAGAACAGCAATCGTTGGAAGATTGATTAAAAATATAACGTGGCATTAGCCAATGAGAGGAGTAGCTTAAGGTGATAAGTGTTTAGTGATAAGAGCTTTGTAGATTCAGGTTTAGTGCCTGTCCTCCCCCCATGATCCCCAAGATATTTTTTCAGTACAGATACGTCAGTATTTTGCAATAATATCGGCTAGATTGCTACATGTAGTATCCTGGAAGTCCGGAAAATGGAGTTTATCACGAAGTAGGTATTAACAGTTTAATGTGCGTACCATTTCTTTTAGAGATTTCTCCCAAACCGTTAAAATTCGTGTACGAAGCCTGTTTCTGTCTTAAAGAAGCTTTCTTATCATTTTGATAAAGAATGAGGAGCAATCTTATCTGTTTTATTGATAAAAAAAATCAAAATCCTCAAGCCTCATACTCTTCACGACAATATAACTTGTGATAATATACATTCAAAAACTAGATAAAGTTTAAAATCTGGAGCTATTCGAATTTAAAACTATACTACTTTAAACCTAGTATAGCATCTTCGATAAATTGACCAATTTGATCTTTGTTTATATCTTCATAATTCTGATCATATCCATTTTTTCCAATAATTCTAACAGAATTATTCTCACTTCCAAATGGTGAAAAGTTCTCAGTTATGCTATTCATGACAATGAAATCTAAATTTTTATTTTTAAGTTTTTTTACCGCATTGTCATACACATTGTCTGTTTCAAGGGCAAAACCCACAAAAATCTGATTATCTTTTTTTATTTTGGAAATATCTTTTAAAATATCAACAGAAGGGATTGGATTAAAAAATGGATCTTTCCCATTTTTTTTGATTTTGGATTCAGAGTATTCAAAAGTATAATCAGCAACTGCAGCAGCCATTATAAGAATGTTGGAAGAATTTAACTCAGAAAGAACAGCTTTGTGCATCTCATTTGAAGATTCAACCATTAAAGTTTTAACACCATAAGGTTTTTTCAGATTAGTTATTCCAGAAATAAGGGTTACATTGCATCCTAAATCTCTGAAATAATTTGCTATTTCATACCCGGTTTTACCAGATGATCTGTTTGCTAAATATCTGACAGGATCTATAGGTTCTCTGGTCCCTCCGGCAGTAACTAATATATTTTTACCTTTTAGAATTGAATCACTTTTTCTATTAAAAACATGTTTAGTAAAATCAAAAATATCTTCAGGTTCAGCCATCCTACCCTTACCAGAATATCCACAGGCAAGCATACCAATCTCAGCATCAAGAAAGTGCACACCATTATCTTGCAAATATTTCATATTTTTTTGAACTGCAAAATTATCATACATCTTACAATTCATGGCAGGTGCAATTATAACGTCCTTATCGAAAGCTAGCAACGAGGTAGACAAAGCATCGTCTGCAATGCCATTTGCATATTTGCCAATGATATTAGCAGTAGCTGGAGCTAAAACAAAGATGTCTGCCCAGTCAGTAAGGGAAATATGTTCTGTAGAATAATCGTTTATTTCAGCAAAAGTTTCACAATAAATTTTGTTGTTTGAAAGCGTTTCAAGAGTAACTCTGGTCACAAACTCGAGACCATTCTTAGAAATAACAACCTTTACCTCTGCACCAGCTTTTTTGTAAAGTCTTATAAGAAGAGGAATTTTGTATGCTGCAATCCCTCCACTTATACCTATAAGAATTTTTTTATCTTTCAAAATCCAAATCACTATTGTATTTGTAATCTACCGTCTCATCCAAATATTCGTGAACAGCGATTCTTTCAGCTTTATCGAACTTTGGAAGATTAGCTTTTAAATCTTCAACATAAGGCATATCACCCCTGTCACCGATTTCAGAAATTGCTTTGTCAAGAACTCTTTTTTGAAAATTATCAATTTTTCTAGTTCTGTTTGCAATAACCATTATAGCTTCGTAAACAGTAGAAGCTTTTTGTGAAATTTGTTCCTGACAGATTTTTCTATCATCTTTTTCCACTTTAAATCTTTTTTCTTCCATCAATTCCCTCGTAAGTTATGATATTTTCTTTAATCAATATATCAATTATCTCGTCAACCGCCCTATCCAGTTTATCATTCACAACAATATAATCATACCAATCGCTCTGTGAAATCTCATTTTTAGCAAATTGCAATCTTTTTTCGATTATCTCAGGCTTGTCTTCATTTCT of the Candidatus Delongbacteria bacterium genome contains:
- a CDS encoding phosphatase PAP2 family protein, with amino-acid sequence MVEKLKNLDRDFFVFLNKDLHFDCLNDFFSTITNQAYAFIPVLIIIIFLVKKYKAKSVYIIVGAAIAVGLSDFITSGIVKKIVMRPRPCETIDNIYFWAKNKNPHWIITDLTEKSSYKKSFSFPSSHAANTMAMAVFISFFYKKLLFILVPFSILIGYSRVYVGVHYPSDVVAGFVFGIFISFFVKYLYDIIYDKLSRK
- a CDS encoding HAD-IA family hydrolase, with the protein product MSKIIITDLGNVIVKVDFDKLKKSLNENLRDSKDFELIMNLNIRFNKGGLTPQEFYNLTMGFMTKQIKYSSFVKLWTDIFKIDEEMCNFYKTLKNDGYNIILASNTDPLHYQHIVESYDLSFLTDSFLSYENHAIKPDQNFFTKLIEKYELTPESSIFIDDLKENIVAAEKAALTVIHHTDNKNTIDRVLSWLKN
- the ychF gene encoding redox-regulated ATPase YchF, giving the protein MALNAGIVGITNTGKTTIFNALTSNETETTSYQFSTIEANKAVVDIPDSRIDDIFSNITSNKKVYSTIEIVDIAGLVKGASKGEGIGNKFLADIKMVDAILHVVRCFDDENVLHVDGSVNPSRDIETVDAELIVKDLETVENRIEKNKKLLKSQNKDAIRMQPIYEKMYTCLENLEHPRTLNLTDDEKSMMHDMNLLTLKPVIYVCNIGEEELMSGDDSNYTMQVQKIAEEHGYGMVKICGKVESEIALMDYNEKMDFLKEYGLTEPGLNMLLHAAYDLLGLRTFITEGEIEVKAWTIKKGMKAPQAAGVIHTDFEKKFIKADVISFEDFKASNYDRNIAKQNGKARLEGKEYEVQDGDVIIFKVGR
- the coaBC gene encoding bifunctional phosphopantothenoylcysteine decarboxylase/phosphopantothenate--cysteine ligase CoaBC → MKDKKILIGISGGIAAYKIPLLIRLYKKAGAEVKVVISKNGLEFVTRVTLETLSNNKIYCETFAEINDYSTEHISLTDWADIFVLAPATANIIGKYANGIADDALSTSLLAFDKDVIIAPAMNCKMYDNFAVQKNMKYLQDNGVHFLDAEIGMLACGYSGKGRMAEPEDIFDFTKHVFNRKSDSILKGKNILVTAGGTREPIDPVRYLANRSSGKTGYEIANYFRDLGCNVTLISGITNLKKPYGVKTLMVESSNEMHKAVLSELNSSNILIMAAAVADYTFEYSESKIKKNGKDPFFNPIPSVDILKDISKIKKDNQIFVGFALETDNVYDNAVKKLKNKNLDFIVMNSITENFSPFGSENNSVRIIGKNGYDQNYEDINKDQIGQFIEDAILGLK